In the Myxocyprinus asiaticus isolate MX2 ecotype Aquarium Trade chromosome 31, UBuf_Myxa_2, whole genome shotgun sequence genome, GGTACAAAATGATCGCTCAGTCCTACTTACTGTAGTTAATCTAAGAACCAACAAAAAACACTACACCAGTTTCAGAATAAATAATGACTAATTTTCAACTTCAATTGGTTGTGAGTGAAAAACTGCTGATAAAGAGCATGTCATTTGCTTACATCAGCCACAGCATTAGTAAGACTAGATGAAGGCAGTGCTATTGGCAACATAACAAAACTGATGCGTTCAGCAGCCCTGCAGTCCTGTAACCtccttgtgtctctctctcttaagTCACTTCCCACTGTCTCTTAGTTAAAAGTGACAATGGACACCTCAACTGTCTGCCATGAACAAATGATGATGCACCTGGATAGCTGACTGCAGATCAGGTAGAAAAATGACCCTTGCACATTTTCCATGTTCAGAGTGAAACAGTACATTCAATGAGAAacaaaatgtagggtgggacttgattttatccatcagaaatTGAGTGGATAGTGAAAAATGGgcattacatttcaaaatagAGTGGAAGGGGTGAAATGTAAGAGGGATTGGTGACGTAGGCTGAAAAGGAAAGTAATTTTAGATGTggggcaagttattacattttgataaataaattattatgtattttttattatttatttatttttattattaaagtgatagttcacccaaaaataaaaattctctcatcatttactctcattaacatctaaataccatggttataccatgtttttaagACATTGTAAACATTCTCGCAAGAAGGAAGCGGGAAGTGGGGTGGCCTTTttccctcatgccgtcccagatgtgtatgactttctttctgaacacaatcaaagatttttagaagaatatctcagctctgtaggtccatacaatgcaagtaaatggtgaccagaacattgaaggaccaaaaatcacattaaggcaaaaaatctttctaaaaatcttcatttgtgttgcagaagaaagaaagtcatacacatctaggatggcatgagggcgagtaaatgatgagagaattttcatttttggatgaactatccctttaactgcagCATGGCATACATCAGTAGAGAGTCAGTCATATCACCggaagagcaagttatgacattttgattaaacaaggtcaaattttgtttttaaaaagcaaatatgcATGGATAAATCGTTCACAATAGTACCAGTGACATGCATTCAATTAGATAAATAGGGTCAATGTTGTTTTCATGTCAACTTTAATTATCTTGTAAAAATGAACTGTGCATAATAACACCATGAGCGTTTATTAAGTAAGCAAATCAATtttgggtcaattttgatttaatgttgacttcAAAAAAGccttattaatattttgtatgtGGGTTTGCACATACACTGAGCTAATGAGAATAAAGTTGAGCTTGTGCCTCTTAGACTGAAGCAATAGAGAAAAATGGGTTCAGCTAATGAAGATAAATGTAAAACATCAGGAATCCAAAACTTAACCTagacttttttcacatttagaaccACAGCAAAGAAATGAAACTTTCTCAGAAACCCCATGCAGCATTTGTTTCACCTTCTTTTGTCACCCGCAAGGCCTCCAGAGCAGCAAATAAAAAGCACCTTGCTGGCTAGAACTACACAaaatgagtttggaatgacagtCCCCCTACTTCAGCATAAACTCAATCAAGTTCCCTTCACTCTCTCCTCATTGAGGCAAATGCACCCTGAATTACACTGGCTGGAATCAGTGTTCACTGAACTAGAGAGAAAAGGGAAAGGGGCTTGAACTTGATGACCTTTCCATTTTAATAGACACAATGACTTCTGGTAATGTAAGAATTGCCAATATGTGACAATAATATAACAATCAATAATAATCCTGATATATGCTTGTCGATCTGACGACATAATTTGTACACTATATCACAGGTATAAACAATCTCAATACACTTAAGTTAACATGTAGCAtggaaatattacatttaaagtcGTCTGTCATTACACACCTCTTTATGATGACCATAATGTAATTATTTCAATGACCAAACTAATTTGTAAACTTATATACACTTACAAATGGATTACATATAACACTTCAGGTTGCCAATTACATACCACCAATAAACTGAGGCTGATGTAATCAtgctattattttaattaataaaatactttCTACACACTATTTAACATTCATAAAATATCTGCAAAATACTTGTAAAGCTGTTATAAAGCTCTTATAACACTTCAGGATAAATTATGCACATAGTTACATAGTTACATAGTTTTAGCTGTAATAACACTTCACATGTGTAATACAGCTGTTATAACACTTCACATGTGTAATAAAGTTGTTATAACACGTTTTGATGTAGTTATTGTAACGGCATAATTTAGTTGAGGACCAATACACTTTAAAAAGCACATGTTTGCACTACAGTTTCACACTTGTAAAGCTGTTATAAAGGTGTTATAAAGCTGTTACAGCAGCCCCACTCAACTTActgcatataaatataaaatgttcctGTTGACAATGTATCACTTACCTCCAACAAACTGTAAACCCCCGGCTGCGCGTCCGATGGTTCTGGAAATGAGGTCTGATATGCAGCAGCCCATGAGCGCCGTCAGCGCCACCAGCAGAAGCAGACCACATCCAATCCCCGTCAGTATCGTACAGATCCGCCACTCCATGCTCGGAATGCCCTGAAAGTTCGCATAGCGCCCGCACTGCTCCAGCATGACAGTGGCCTGCCTCTCTTCGTCCCGGACAGGATACGAGCACCGCCGGAAAGTGCCAAAAGACACCGGCTTATCCATCTGAGAGCCCAGCAGCCAGTACGGCATAAAGAAGCCCACACATGAGGCTGCTGCGCTCAGCAGGGACACCAGAGTCCAGATCATCCCTGTACATGTTAGGCTGGATGCCATGCTGGAAAAATTGCTTTAGATATAGGACACACCTCCAAAGATTCCTTGGAAAAAGAGgatgttacaaaatataattctATTCCCTTGTTGGATGAGGATGTCTATCTCCATACAGTCTTCACCATGGTTCACTGTCCAGGGTCTTGTCACCTGAGGAAGAAACAAAACTGTCATCTGAATCTGAACAATGTTAAACAAACTTTATAAAAACTTTAATCAATAagccattaacaaacattatttaatgcatagaGTGGCCCCAAAAGTAGTTGGACACGTAAGTCTCACTTAGGCCTAaaagtatgaatttcattgcatttaataacaaaatataaGAGGCATCTGCaaccaaatgatgctagaccGTTTCTCAaagctaacttcacttttctagccatttttgttaggggaaaaaaaaaagttgattttAGTATGTGTTaagtttacacaggtgtcctatgagttcatcacattaactatgaacagcTTTATCAATATTTTTGCTATTTAAAACCTAGCatacttctttttgtgaaatgtttgtttGGAAAGTGTACTTGTGCTCTTTCtttaaattcaaatgtattttttgttatcCAATTCATTACACTCAAACACGCGAGAATAGAGCGAGTCTTGAGACGCGATTGTGCTTGACGCGCCGTCTAAAAACGCTCGTGAGCTTGACTCAGAGAGGGGCTATAGCAGAAGTGAGCGCAACGGAACACAATAGAGCGCGGGGGTCTCGAGACACAGAGAGGGGATCTAACTAACATCTAATATTTACACAAAAGATAAACCAATGTGAAAAGGAAAGAaagggaaagaaaagaaaagaggaaaaacaaacaGCCTGTCTTGCAAAGCTCTTAAATAGGCTGATCATCTATAATAGGCAGTGATGTATGCATGACAGCCCTGCATATAAACTCATGCCATGCAAATGAGAAGCATGCAGTCATGCAATGCACACTATGACCATAAAAGCATCGTATGTTATAACTTACATCGATATCTCCTATCTGATGTCTTAATTCAAACTCAGATCCAGCTGCATGGGACCGTcgacaaaaaaataaactttgtccGGTGAAGTGGGCGCAACTGGGGGTATATGCGCACGTATAACAAGCCTATAATTCCTTTAATTCCTGATGTCCTCTTTTGAGGTCCCCTTGTGTCTTTCTGTTTAGTCCACTGCTACtcctgatgaaaaaaatgaagtAATCCcagtatgtttaacaagagacGCAAAACATTCGTCCGCGTCCCTTCATAGACAGCAGCGCGAGCAGCAGTCCGACGGTGAGTGAATGTGTGCGATACTGTGCGCTTTCACTCAATGTTGTCTCCGCCCACAGCTGCTCCTGCACTCTTTCTAATGCCTTTcaaaccggggctagttgtcacaagctTTACTCCTGTGAATATTTTCcgaggtttatttttgaaagtcaatttctgtaggCGCATACCTTAAAAGgataacaattctgtcattatttaatcacgttatgttgttccaaaccacacTTTCTTCCCTGGAAAAATGGAAAATGATatgcaaaaggacaaaaaagataCTGTAATAGCAATAGAAGCGGAAAAACTGCAATAAAAGTTAATTAatatgactgaggctaacaataAAGGGctagtttaccccaaaaataaaattctctcatttcctcaccctcatgccattccagatgtgtatgactttctttcttctgcagaacacaaacaaagatttttagaagaatatttcagctctgttggtccaattaatggaagtgaatggtgatcaaaactttgaagctccaaaaaacacataaaggcagcataaaaatattccatatgactccagagaggtttaatccataccttctgaagcaatctaatcaattttgggtgagaacagaccaaaatgtaactcattttctttcactgtacatcttgccattgcagtctctaggcatgatcatgatttcaagctcgattacttgATGCATGTAATCATGattatgatcgccaaggagaatgctgatgtcaagatttacagtgaaaaagatagccttgtctcatagaatgaacgttactataaccacatttttgcaaactgacatttACGTGCCACGTTTTACGTTTCGCCGCAGATTTCTGGTGAAATTACCCAGCTAGTCAAATTATGTGGCCATTATGTAACTGCAACGTAATATGATAACCAAACTGTCGTCGTgccaatgtaactgattacatcatgacaaccggaaaagtgaaattcctggattcgCAGCCATAACATAACTTTGAAACGGTGCCAGTCTGTCATGATGATGTTGTGGCAACGTCGAGGatcaatagttgtttgttggtaaccagttggtaattttagcttttaatgattattctatgggTGGACATGCAGTAGTGTAACttaatttatgtccttatttgcccaacattaatttagaggctatttaaacatttgtgcgtatgaataatgaatgaaaacttaaagttaatgtacttcatttattttgacagagaacagagaaaaaaatgcaacaatgaaAGAAATTGAGACCTATTGCCATAGAACTGCAACGAAATTAGAAGCCTAAATGACTTTTATGCTCATATTAAACTCAGACcagcttaacacctaatgccttgaATTATATtcgttaatttaatttaaagcaattttaaggATATATAAAATGGTTAATGAATAATCATTGCAATATAATCTTCAGAAGATCTAcaaaatttttaattatattaaattatataaattgcaaaaatgtaaaattaatcagttagcaaaaaattacaaattaaaaatatatacacacacacacacacacacacacacacacacacacacacacacacacactggcagccaacagtttggaataatgtacagattttgctcttttggaaataaattggtacttttattcaccaaagtggcattcaactgatcacaatgtatagtcaggacattaataatgtgaaaaattactattacaattggaAAAAACTACTACTAAAAACTACCTCAAAGAGttgtcataaaaaaatcctccacgtgcagcaatgacagctttgcagatccttggcattctagctgtcagtttgtccagattctcaggtgacatttcaccccacgcttcatgtagcacttgccatagatgtggcaggcaattctcacgcaccttacagtctagctgatcctacaaaagctcaatggggttaagatctgtaacactcttttccaattatctgttgtccaatgtctctgtttctttgcccactctaaccttttctttttgtttttctgtttcaaaagtggccttttctttgcaattcttcccataaggcctgcacccctgagtcttctctttactgttgtacatgaaactggtgttgagcaggtagaattcaatgaagctgtcagctgaggacatgtgaggtgtctatttctcaaactagagactctgatgtacttatcatcttgtttagttgtacatctggccttccacatctctttctgtccttgttagagccagttgtcctttgtatttgaagactgtagtgtacacctttgtatgaaatcttcagttttttggcaatttcaagtattgtatagccttcattcctcaaaacaatgattgactgatgagtttcttgagaaagctgtttcttttttgccattataCTTTTTCGTCAAAAATATTAAAagcaaataatacatatatattaaaataatacttatatcatatattactatatatcatatattactatataatacatatatattactatatactgtaatatattaatactgcactttaagtgttgggtctgtgcaagccacctactgacagctgtgttccCTTGTTCATTTATCACATTTATTAGCTACAAAAACCTGATTATATTcaaattttagtttggaggaaaCCAACACACATCATGTACTGTATCTATCTTTGTGGGGACTTTTGATCGACTAATATTGTTGTACCCTTACACAaaactttgcatttttttttatcttcattgGGACATTTGTTAGTATGTTAATTAATATGTTTACCCTTTACTTTTGCATATATAAGCACTGTGGTGTTCCATGTATCAAGTTGTCTTACTTAAGTATTActtaaaatgtcaattttaactcaaatatttaagttcactgaacttatttatataaaaaaaaaatccatggacTCAAGATTTTAAGTATTAATAACAAACTTTTGATTACAAAATCGAGGCTATGGGGAAAAACAATGCTTTTCACTTGAATTCTTTAATTTTGTTTCCTTTgggagtcgcgtggcaccatgcgagggtcggacgtgtgaacagtgatctctgtgcactttgctagtttttaatactttttgtgtcataaactggtgagattcgatatacccTCTTCCATAACTGTTCTACGAAGACAATTTGTCtaggaattcaaaatcctcgggctctggagacattaaaagacacttacatgctcaagctgattcccctgacagggccgcagactgaggactcagtttggatggtgcggtgggagagattcagcgtcaaatgtcgagcatgtcggcaatgctggtgaaggtctttgttgacttgaaggatcttgctataatacgtcgatcgatcactgccatggagactaaattctctgagttggttactaGAGTGGGGTATGTAGAGAAATgggtcgattatctggagtcatcggaaagggaattagctgctaacccgctagtgacTAAGACAGACTTCGagtgcatttgggaaaagttggaagacattgagaatcgtaaccggtgaaacaatgtccaaattgttggaattcctgagaatgaagaaggccgagatatggtgaaattcctagacgagctcttcccgagtctgctcgacataacaggccataagctggaaatcaagcgagctcacagagttctggctcagagatctgcagagggaaacaggccccgatcaattctggccaaatttctgagatcatcctataaagatcttgtgttacacgaggcgaggagtaaaggaaggctttcttggaagaaccacaacattttcttgttcccagactttgcgaattcgacgagagaaatgtgattgattcaaggaatgcaagaaactcttacatcaacagaaggtcatttttgcactgatgttcccggccaaaatgggaatagatgctaaggatggctgcaaaatatttatattcccacagcaagcaatgtctttcataaagtcaatggaatgagttaGTCATTGCGTGATGAtctcgatgcagccgagtggacctgactcactgaacattcacttgacagtctgaggaaactgggtgccttttttgtttctttatgtgttgGATCtgcctagcgactggagtttgttttgtggaataacactcctttgggacagtatgtggatgtaTCTGCATGttcttggtgcttatgcctcctattggatagagtttgttttgtggaatatttcttgctaACATTGGAGTGAATAGGGCATttgtgggcctgactcactgaacattcacttgactgtccaaggaaattGGGCagcttttttttgtttctttttgtgctggttccgcctagtggctggagtttgttttgtggaataacactccttcgggacagtatatggatgaatctacacgctcttggTGCTTAtacctcctattggatggagtttgtttcatagattattttctgctgtgtaattctgtctcaaaaaatgtgtatagaaacaccagacttgagcaatccaatggcaaagttgtcacgggggctctcataggcgtacatggactgtttgagtttagagggatggatgccagttggcactatcatgcgtggggttaatgtgcatgtttttctgtttttttagttctgggggaagttcggggtttgtttgttgctctaatgttggaatgtggtctttataattttgtttttgacacacaatctattttttctaatatgtcaaaatccACATGAGTGGATTGtgtctctccacgtggaatgtgaatgggttggggcaccccataaaaagaaggaaggttatttcttttcttaaatgtaagaaaaatgatatagtgtttcttcaagaaacccatctctccccacaggaagctgaaaaatttgggaagatatggggtggacgtgttttctttaatgctggcttaagtaagagcaggagagtcattacattgattagtaagcatctacaattcaaatgtctcaaacagagtaaagataaattagaaagagtcattattgttttggcagaaattcaggggcaaaggttgattttggctaatatttacacacctaacgctgatgatcagggcttttttctagatcttgaagggatgttgtaagctgctgacacccctcatgatataatattgggaggagactttaatcttttgatggactcagtccttgatcatagtgaagcaaaacgtgtaagccccctagagcaacagtgatgcttcacaggatgtgtaaaaatcttggtcttacagatatttggagacttttgaacccatctggtagggactatacatttttttcatcagtccataagatttattctagaatagataattatttgttttatatatctaagtccgtCATTTCATTTGctgttgattgttcagttggaaacattttagtctcagatcagctctggtgagtttagaggtgttgccacatacagagaaaaataaatcatatagttggcggtTTAATGtaccccttttgcaaaatcctgatttccaacaaatgctaaaggctgaaatcagtgtctatatggagaacaactggacctcagtatcttcagtgggcatggcttgggaggcacttaaggcagttcttaggggtcggatcatgcaggatgcctcattcaccaaaaaatccaaagcacgagaacttgtggagttggaaggtaaTTCTgagctgaagtgcagaatgtcgtctgatggcctcagagaattgacccgattgaaatacagatataatactattttgtcacagaatgtggagttttggctattcagggcaagacagtcatattttgagtctaGAGACAAAGCAggtaagcttttggctagatatataaagcagagagagtctttttctaccattccctcagtgaaatctgctggtggtgaaatatttacctcagccattgatattaataatgcttttaaagaattctatcttgatctctatagttccatgtcttcgtctactgatgaagacattagaaactttgtggaacaattagaactccctaaattgatgaatgagcaaaaaaaaaatgatcttgattctgagataaccttggaggagcttggcgaggtaattaaggccttgcctacaggcaaggctctggggccagatggctttgccactgaatattttagatcttatgctacagaactggctccactcttgttagaagtttatacagaatcattaaagaatggaaagcttccgccaaccatgacacaagcccggatcagtctgattcttaaaaaggacaaagatccaagcaagtgtaagagttaccgtccaatttccttgatccagcttgatgtaaaaatattgtcaaaaattctggctaaccgattaagttatgacatctcttatacatacagatcaagtggggtttattcagggccgcagctgttctgataacattaggcgtttcatcaatattacgtggtcagtgacgaatgatcagactccggttgtggccatctcacttgacgccaaaaaggcgtgtgatatggtagaatgtgattatctttttacgattttggaaatatacgggtttggaaatacttttattggagggatcaagttattttatagacacctggtagcagcggtacaaacaaatgaattaatttcagttttttttctctgaataggtgcacccagcagggttgcccacttTGCCCATTATTGTTTGCCCTGGAagcattagcagccacaataagaaaagaggatgattttccaggggtgatggcaggaggcgcataagcttctgctttatgcagatattttattattcatctctgacccttctagatctatgtcttgcctccacagaattattaattccttttctaagttcttgggatacagacttaattggtctaaatccaaagctttggctaagacagcgtactgcccgataacagcttttcagctgggtgcctttcagtggcccaaacaggatattaagtatttgggcattttattcccagcaaatttgtgtgatttagttagagttaattttgaccctttaataaaaaggttttcgaatgatgtgggcaggtgggcttcattacatttatcgatgattgggaaggttaatgttattcaaatgaattgtattccacaattcaactacctgctacagtctctccctatagatgtccccctctgttatttcaagcaatttgatagcatagtgaagtccttaatttggaatggaaaacatatcagattacatttcagtaagctgcataggccgattgacaaaggtgggctaggcctaaccaagattttgttttataattatgcgtttgtctcagacatttggctcattggtcgcttccacctaagagagcccctccctggttttgtattgaacaggaagttcttgcccctatttcgccattgcaaaccttttctatcaaactaaccggagaagttaaattacaccccgttatctcgcatttacactcggtatggataaaagtgtccagagtgtttcatttggacatttatttaaatgttgcctcgagcttatggctgaaccccaaattatgcattagtaagacccctttctgctggtcagagtggattgtgaggggggttactacacttggtgacctatatgagagaggagtgttgagatcctttgttcaacattttgggattcccagatctcagttctttagatatttacagctgcgccacctgctctgtactatttttgggagtagcatacacccccctaaagcagcagatactctgggagaggggattactgcttttggaaaaggtcatgaggcatcagtgtatcagtccctgctaattcagagtctggggatggagcttcaacttctctcaagagattatggaagaaagagttcaacttggtattggaggagggagagtgagttaggattctaaaaaacgtcaagtctgcatctagagacgcaagggtgcgccttatgcaattcaagattttactcgattctattggaccccctctagattgtataggcttggtcttaaagacacacccacctgctggtgatgccaatcagaggatggagacataacccatgtcttctgggggtgtgttaagatccaggaattttggttgaaggttcagagttttgtgtgtgatgtattgggcatgtatttttaattcattttaccccagactctgtattttgggcaatagggcagtcatcgatgttgaaaatagacacataaagagttgggtcctaaccagtgtcatgctTGCCAGACAgattggaggtcagctggtgcgccctcatttcaggagtggtgctcggagatggggagggtggcagacTTTGAAGAAGGTTAATTTAGAAGACTAAGGAAATTGAatttgtttgtggagaaatggggcagatatctgatgttgctggatgtgtgattattattattttgtattttatttttattttttttatttgtgtgtgtctataatcatgtacgaccactgggatgttgttggatgccagggtggggttggggattgggaggagtgatagtgggggttaattgttgattctgtgcatatatgttttgtttttctgtgttcaatatgtgaatcaataaaaaattgttaatcagtaAGCTCATGATTGAAGGCTTGcagtttacaataataataataataataataataacaaataataattatgtttacTTTGGCCAAAGGGAatttatgggggcatttaaatagttgtaattaagaaattatagatgttttagctcttttgcagtattatttatgttgtttcgGTGCAAATAGTTATTTTgtgtaatgtcaccattaggatgatcagtgtcccatttggtcaagttggaccctttTGACTAATTCTCTTTGTGCATAAGGATGGGCATAGAAATGTATCAATTCGTCGagtacaaactcttcagacaggTTTAGCAAGTTCTGTTCTCTTTTTTGTGTgctgctgtgttgtgttctgttgtcactatcactgtggaggacctgtttttagataaacaaaacaagtttttgcttgaacgccccaatgttgcgagggggctgcgtgaaatgttgctcttgtgccctatcatgaacgtgcacgggagatcaacggtcagtgaacattttcactaaataatacattagattttgtttgtttcttaccaaaccttattgtatgctttcataacaatcatgagtttgatggaataatttattagacttctgaattatacttttgcattcttttgaagcttgaagaggtagttaTCATAAACTGCCATtaaatgacatcactgagcacagtttctttcaaactttctccctttgtgttaagaaaaagaaagcttgaagaggtagtcatcATAAACTGCCATTAAATGACATCACTGGGCACGGTTTTTCAAAATTGATCcctaagaaaaagaaaga is a window encoding:
- the LOC127421912 gene encoding LHFPL tetraspan subfamily member 6 protein-like, with amino-acid sequence MASSLTCTGMIWTLVSLLSAAASCVGFFMPYWLLGSQMDKPVSFGTFRRCSYPVRDEERQATVMLEQCGRYANFQGIPSMEWRICTILTGIGCGLLLLVALTALMGCCISDLISRTIGRAAGGLQFVGGLLIGSGCALYPLGWDSEEVRQTCNNSSDQFELGSCQIGWAYYCTGAGAASAMLLCTWLACFAGKKQKQYPY